CAACGCTATCTGGGAACGGACCGTCAGCGGGGACATGCCGCAGATGGCCGAGGCCGTCTCCTCAGCCCCCTATCCCGGCGCGGAAGCCCTCAAACAGGGAGTGGAAGGCATCACCGGACTCCACATGGACTACTTCGCGCTAGTGAACATCGACGGCCTACAGGCTCTGATCGACGCCATGGGCGGGGTCAGGCTGAACGTCAACCGGAAGCTCCCCATCGGTGGCGACCATTCCACCGGGGCCAGGCCCCACGCCTGGCTGGATTCCGGCCCCGACCAGCTCCTCGACGGCTATCACGCCATGTGGTACGCCCGCAGCCGCTTCGACTCCAGCGACTATGACCGCATGGCCCGACAGTCCTGCCTGGTCAATGCAGTCATTAAACAGGCAAATCCAACGACGATGGCCACCTCCTACGAGGCCATCGCCCAGGCCTCCTCGGAGATGGTAATGACCGACATCCCCCGGAACGTGGTGGAGCCGCTGACGGGACTGGCTTTGAAGGTCAAGGACGGCAATGTCTCACGGCTGGCCTTCGTGGATGGCAACCACGGCTTCATCTACGGCAACCCAGACTTCGCTGAGATGCGCAGGACCGTGCAGTCGGTCATCGACCCGTCCTCGGTCGCGAATGAGCCGACAGACAGCAGCACAAGCGCAGCGCCCACATCCTCTGCGGCTCCCAGCACGGCCAAGCCGTCAGCAACCTCGACTGCCCCATCCCAGCCTGCCCAGACCAACCCACAGCAACCCTCGGGCGCACCGTCGGCATCTGAGTCCCCGGCTGGGGAACAGGTGTCGGATGCCTGCGCCTATCATCCCGAGGGGTGAGGCTAGGAACAGGGGACGTTCTCTGAGCTGTGGCTGTGCGTGGCGGCGAGAGTGGGATTCGAACCCACGGAGAGTTGCCCCTCGGCCGCTTTCAAGGCGGCTGCACTAGTCCACTATGCGATCTCGCCGTGCGGGTTGTGTCCGCGTCGACCATCCTAGCCGGTTGGCGGCGAGGTGGCCGAATCGTCCGGTATGCCGATTGATCCGCGACAATGGTGGCCATGCCTCCGAAGTCGCCGCTCCCACCTCGGCATGGGTTGCAGGCTGCGTGGGTGCGGACCCTGGATCGTGGGGCGCCCGCGCCGTGGGTGACGATGCGGGAGTTTCTGCTCGACAAGCTGGGGCCGGGTCGTGACTCGGTCGATCCGATGCTGGCGCGCGGCGATTTCGTCGACGAGCATGGCGTCCCGTGGCGGGGCGATGAGCCGTACCGGCCGAACACCTTCATCTGGTTCCACCGGGAGCTGCGGCCGGAGGCGGAGGTGCCGGGGCTGCTGGAGGTGCTGCACCGCGACGAGCGGATCGTGGTGTTCGACAAGCCGCATTTCCTGTCCACCATCCCGCGGGGACGGCATGTGCTGCAGAGCGCCGTCGTCCGGGGACGGGCGGCGACGGGCCTGCCGGAGTTGTCGGCGGCGCATCGTCTCGACCGCGGCACGGCTGGGGTGCTGCTGATGACCGCGCAGCGGCGGTGGCGGTCGGCGTACCAGGACGTGTTCGCGCGCCGCGAGGTGCGCAAAGTCTACGAAGCCATCGCCCCGTTCGACCCGGACGCCAGCTTCCCGCAGGTGGTGCGGTCGCATCTGGTCAAGCGGGTCGGGGTGCTGCAGGCCGAAGTCCTGGACCTGCCGCCAAACTCGGAGACGTGGATCGACGTGATCGAGGTGCGTGGTTCCTGGGCGCGCTACGAGGTGCGTCCGCTCACGGGCAGGACGCACCAGATCCGCGCCCACTTCAACCAGCTCGGACTACCGCTGCTAGGGGATCCGCTCTACCCGGAAGTCGCGGACGTGGGCATCGATGACTTCGGCACCCCGCTGCGCCTGCTGGCCCGGGAGCTGTCCTTCACCGACCCGGTCGACGGCAGCCCGCGCCATTTCGTTTCAGCCCGGCAGCTGGCCTGGCCAGAGGACCCCATCTGAAACCGTCGATTCAATCAATCCCCTGAAGGGGCGCGCTCTGATGGCGGCTCTTGAGCACGGTCCCTGTGGCTCCTGTGGCCAGCGGCAATCCGTAGGAGGTGCCGACGACCCGCAGCAGGTCACCGTCGGTACTTCGTCAGCAACTCTCGTGGAATGTGGCAGGGGTCGTCGGGGCAGCGGGCCAGGTGATCCTGGTGCTCGTCGGCGCTGCAGATGAAATTGGTCAGCGGAAGAACTTCGACGACAATCCGGCCCGCGTCGCTGCGGCCGTCGATGAAAGCCCGCGCCTCTGCCAGGTGCGCCGGGTTCTGCGAGTACACCCCCGTCCGGTACTTCTCCCCGACGTCCGGCCCCTGCCGGTTCACGCTGTAGGGGTCGATGATCTCGAACAGGTGCCCGACGAGTTGAGCGACACTGACAGCGACCGGGTCGAAGCGCGTCCACACGCACTCGACATAGCCGTCGTAGGGACCGTCGAGACTGCAGCTGGCGCCATTGGCCCGCCCAGCCTCCGTCTCGACCACCCCAGGCAGGGTGGACACGAATGCCTGCACACCCCACAGACACCCGCCCGCCAGATAGATCTCCTCACTCATCGACGAGAAAGCCTAGTCAGCAACCAGGGGCGGCGGAGGCCAGGGAAAGGCCACGAATGTCTACGCGAGTTTCTCCCACGGCCGGAATGCGCCCAGCAGCGCAGCTACCAGCAGTACTTGGATCGCACCAATTCCGCCCCACAGTGCGTGCATCCACTGGAAAGAGTCCAGCACCAGGCACTCTCCGGCGATCCATCCGAGCATGACAGCGCCGGCGATCGTGTGCGCCGCAGGCAGCCAGGAACGCCGTCGCAGATGCACGACTACGGCCGCCCACTGCACCACGCCGACAGCCCCGAGCAGCAGCGCCGCCAGCCCCGTCTGTTCCACGAAGGGCGTGCCCTGCAGCATGGGCGCGAACCACTGGGGCGCTAGGAGAAGCTCAACCATCCCCACCCACGCAGACAGCCCCTGAAAGATGGCGAACCCCAGCAGACAGCCGCACAGCGCTCTTATGGAAGGCACGTCGTTGCGGCCGTCGCGGGAGGTTTGACTGGTGAGGTGGGGCATGCGCTGGGTGCTCTCACACGACAATCAGGGAAAGAGTGGGATCAATCGTACGCAGATCATCAGGATCAGAAGTGACCACGGTCTGGCCCTGCTCCCGAGCATGCAGCGCCACGTGAACATCCACGACGTCCGGATGCCCGGTTCGTCCACACAACAGCCCAACGGCTCGGGCCGTCGTATCGTCCAGCGGCGGCACGTTCACCGCAGGATCACCGAGCAGGCGAGCCACACGCGCCTGCCGGGGCCCGCCACGCCACGATTGCGCCACAACGCCAGCGGGCACTGAGAACCCGATGCCACTTTCGAGGGCCCGCCGTAGCAACGCCCGCACCCTGGAGTCGCCTCGCTCAAGCGCGAGCAGCGCCCCGGTGTCCAAAGTCAGCCCAGTCACCCTGCCGCACTTTGTCATCACAGACCCAGCGCCTTGTCAGCCCAGGCCAGGTCATCAGCGCTCACCTCACCCAGTTCACGGTCCAGGTCATCCAACAACTGCGCCAGGCTGTCCTCACGCTCTGCCCGGGCAACAGCCGCACTGATGAAACCGGACACGGACACCGCCCTACCTTGCTCCACGGCACGACGAATCGAGTCGACTTGCTCGTCCGGCAGGCTCACCGCAATCTTCCGAGTCATACCGTCAGACTACCGGAGGGGCCATCACAGTATTACCAGCACACCTTTAGGCTCATTGATCGTGCGCAGCAGGACTGGGAAAGGCAGTCCGGCGATCTGACAACTCGCATAGAATCGTGTCATGCGAGCTGTGACCGTCGAGGAGCCCAGGGCATTGAGGCCCTGAACATTGAGCAAACCCCACACCGCAGCCCAGGTAGATGCCGCCCGCTCCGGTCGATGAATTCCTCAACAAAACAAGCCTGTATATATTTGGCAATTACCTTGAATAATCCCCTCGAAACACGAGAGACATTCGGCCCATTGGTCGTCTTTTTGGACGACGTAATGACTTTTGCCTCCACCCCAACATGGCTCCGGCATGGGGATTTACTATTGTAAACATCGAGGCGGCACCGGAGGTTGAAAATTCTTTCACATATATCCTTCACCCTGCGGCAGCATCGTGTTAGCGTCAAGCCAGTCCAAAAGCAACTCCACGAGGGAGAAACCGCAATGAAGAGGTTGATTGGAAGCATAGTGGTGATGGCACTCGGGTTCCTCGGGCCCGCAGCCGTGGCACACGCCGACGGGCAGGACACCGAGGAGGAGGCCTGGGCCCGTCTCAATGAGCAGATCAATGCCGACTTCGAAGCCGGGCGTCTCACGCCCGACAAGGGCGAGACCGAGCTCGCACACGAAGACGGCATCCAGCCCGCCTCCAGCAGCGGAGGCAGCAACCAGGGAACCGGCACGCCAAAGGGGTACATCGGCTACTACCCGCAACGCCGGGGCGTGATCCTGGTCACCGACGACAAGTTTGGCGGGATCATACCCACCGGTCACGCAGGTATCGTCTACAGACCAGGCGTCACTGTGGAAGCTATAAACGACGGTGTGGTCCGGTTGAACACCTACTGGTACAACGATAAGAAACAGGCCTATGGGGTGACTGTGCGCGGCACCTCGACCGCCCAGGACGCCAAAGCCGCTGACTGGGCCAATGCCCAGGTCGGCAAGCCTTATAACCTCGCTTTCTTCAACGTGGATCAGCGCGACCGCTTCTACTGCGCTCAACTGGTGTGGGCCGCTTTCAAGGATCTGTACGGCATCGATCTCAACACCGAGGAGAACGGCAAGGCCATTCATCCCATGGAGCTGGTCAAGACCCCGAACACCAAGCTGGTCTACAAGATGCGGCCATGAGTATCCGGCGCCGCGTGATGGCAGCCCTCGCCCTGGCCGGGATCACCGCCTGGACGGCAGGCTGCATCGGGGATGCCGAGATCCGGGGGGACTGCAGCACCGGGGTGGCGGTGCTGTGGTCCTCCGAGACCGCCTTCCCCTCCTGGGTGGAGATATGGACCACCGGCGGCCGGCAGGCCAAGATCAGAGCCGACGTCCAAGGGATCCATAAAGTTGCTGAGTTCAGTGGCGCAACGCCTTCTCCCTGGTTTTCTACCACTGGCAATACCGTCCACGACAAGTCCAGCATTGGCCGGCTCAATCGCAGCGACTGCTCGGTCCAGATCACCCAACTTAAAGAAACCGCACCTTTTGATTTCGCCGATGTGGCAGGTCACCCTGCGGTCTCCTACCTCCGGGAGATCGGCAACACCGAGGTAGATGTCTACTCCCCCGAGGGCACCCGGCAGGGCAGCTACCGCACAGGCAATGCCGAGCCATCGCAACTGGCCGTCTCCGGAAGCGACCTGCTGGCCTTCACCACCACCATGACCAGAGACGCCACCCCACCCCAAGGCCCCGTCGAGTTACAGACCATTAGCGGCCCGCCAGAGAACCTGACCCTCTCCAACCGGGTCAACCTCTCCAAGGCCTTCGACTGGCCATCCATCGACGGAAGTGTCGGCGATGCCACTGTCCTGGACGGCAAGGTCTACTTCGCTCTGCCAACACTTGAAAACCAAGACGTGGAGCCAATGCTTGACCTCAAGCTCACCACCCTCGGAGTGGTGGATCAGGCCTCCGGACGCGTCGACCAGATCCAGCTGGAACACGACATGCCCTACCAGGTGGAGCAGCACAATGGGCAAATCTACGTGGCTCACACCTTTATCAACCCGGCATACCGCGACTTCAGCGAATACCGTTATATCTCCCGCATCACACCCGAAACCGGAAAAGTGGAAACCTTCGACGTCGGACCGTTACTCAGAGAGATCGCATTCTCCGACGGCCTGCTCCACGTCCTCCACTACGACCGAGAGAATCCCGTCCTCGAAATCTATCAACCCGAGACCATGCAGAAACTCGCCACCCACCATCTCCAAACACCCACCGGGGATTACTACTACATCGGAGCCATCGGACTCGGAACGCCATCGGGAAGATGATCTGAACGGAGCCCAGGCTGCGAGACCGACTGCACCATACCCGGTCCTGGCTGCTGCGAAACTGGCGCGGTGCGGCAGCGGCCGACCGGGTAGGCTTGGCTTATGGCACCGGACACTGCAAGGCTGATTCGAGACGTTCTCGCGCTCGACGCTGATCGTCGCGCGGTCGTCGCTAACGTTCTGCTTGAGAGCATCCACGACACCGATGAGACCACCGAGGTCGATGCCGCTTGGCGTGCTGAAGCCACCAGACGACTCGCCGAAGCACGTTCTGGCGCAGTCGAGCTCGTGGATGCCGATGAGCATTATCGGCGTTTGCGCGATTCCCTCACCGCATGACTCTCAGCCAATGGGAGCATCCCGAAGCAATTGCCGAGTTTGACGCTGCTGTGCGCTGGTATGAAGAGCAAAAGCAAGGTATCGGCCTTAGATTCATTGAACACGCACAGCAGGCGCGACTAGACATTGCAGAATGGCCAGACGCAGCCCCGCTCTTCGCAACCGGTGACGATGGAACGGTGATTCGCAGTAAAAGGGTTCGCGGCTACCCTTACCACGTTGTCTATTCGGTGGAACCAAACCTCATCCTCATTCTCGCTTACGCCCATGATCGCCGTGAACCTGGCTACTGGCTTGACCGGCTCAACAGCTAATCCGGAAGGACTAGCCTACTGATCGATGCACTGTCCGTATCGAGTTTCTTGCTCCGGCGAGGACGCCCGCTGGCCTTAACCCATATTTGCTGGTCATATTGCCGTTTGCTGGCCTCACAGCACAGGCAAACGTGAACAAGGCCAGCAAACAGAATTTCAGAGGCAGGCCGGCGGGCAGACCGGGAAGGGCAGTCCAGCGATCTGGCGACTCGCATAGACTCGGCGTCATGCGAGCTGTCATCGTCGAGGAGCCCGGGGACATTGAGGCCCTGAACATCGAGGAAACCCCCACCCCCACCCCGCAGCCCGGGGAGGTGCTGGTGCGCACCGTCGCTGCAGGCGTGAACCGCGCCGACCTCCTGCAGCGCCGCGGCTACTACCCGCCCCCGAAGGGCATCACCGACATCATCGGACTGGAGGCCTCCGGAGTCGTCGAGGCGACCGGCGACGGCGTGACCA
The sequence above is drawn from the Arachnia rubra genome and encodes:
- a CDS encoding pseudouridine synthase; protein product: MREFLLDKLGPGRDSVDPMLARGDFVDEHGVPWRGDEPYRPNTFIWFHRELRPEAEVPGLLEVLHRDERIVVFDKPHFLSTIPRGRHVLQSAVVRGRAATGLPELSAAHRLDRGTAGVLLMTAQRRWRSAYQDVFARREVRKVYEAIAPFDPDASFPQVVRSHLVKRVGVLQAEVLDLPPNSETWIDVIEVRGSWARYEVRPLTGRTHQIRAHFNQLGLPLLGDPLYPEVADVGIDDFGTPLRLLARELSFTDPVDGSPRHFVSARQLAWPEDPI
- a CDS encoding peptide-methionine (S)-S-oxide reductase, yielding MSEEIYLAGGCLWGVQAFVSTLPGVVETEAGRANGASCSLDGPYDGYVECVWTRFDPVAVSVAQLVGHLFEIIDPYSVNRQGPDVGEKYRTGVYSQNPAHLAEARAFIDGRSDAGRIVVEVLPLTNFICSADEHQDHLARCPDDPCHIPRELLTKYRR
- a CDS encoding type II toxin-antitoxin system VapC family toxin, which encodes MTGLTLDTGALLALERGDSRVRALLRRALESGIGFSVPAGVVAQSWRGGPRQARVARLLGDPAVNVPPLDDTTARAVGLLCGRTGHPDVVDVHVALHAREQGQTVVTSDPDDLRTIDPTLSLIVV
- a CDS encoding ribbon-helix-helix domain-containing protein, whose protein sequence is MTRKIAVSLPDEQVDSIRRAVEQGRAVSVSGFISAAVARAEREDSLAQLLDDLDRELGEVSADDLAWADKALGL
- a CDS encoding YiiX/YebB-like N1pC/P60 family cysteine hydrolase, whose amino-acid sequence is MKRLIGSIVVMALGFLGPAAVAHADGQDTEEEAWARLNEQINADFEAGRLTPDKGETELAHEDGIQPASSSGGSNQGTGTPKGYIGYYPQRRGVILVTDDKFGGIIPTGHAGIVYRPGVTVEAINDGVVRLNTYWYNDKKQAYGVTVRGTSTAQDAKAADWANAQVGKPYNLAFFNVDQRDRFYCAQLVWAAFKDLYGIDLNTEENGKAIHPMELVKTPNTKLVYKMRP
- a CDS encoding addiction module protein, with the translated sequence MAPDTARLIRDVLALDADRRAVVANVLLESIHDTDETTEVDAAWRAEATRRLAEARSGAVELVDADEHYRRLRDSLTA
- a CDS encoding type II toxin-antitoxin system RelE/ParE family toxin; translated protein: MTLSQWEHPEAIAEFDAAVRWYEEQKQGIGLRFIEHAQQARLDIAEWPDAAPLFATGDDGTVIRSKRVRGYPYHVVYSVEPNLILILAYAHDRREPGYWLDRLNS